AATAGCTGATTAAATCAAATTTGAAGCGATTTAATCATATATTTTGTAGCAGATACTTGTGGAAAAGCAAATGCTAGGTGTAAATGTTGTTATGAAAGTTGGCGATCGCGTTCGCGTTAAAGATTCGGTAGTAGTGTATCACCACCCTGAACATCGGAATCAGGCTTTTGACATCAAAGGCACAGAAGGCGATGTAGTAAATATTGCCACCCAATGGCAAGGCAGACCTGTAAGCGCTAATCTGCC
This genomic interval from Nostoc sp. KVJ3 contains the following:
- a CDS encoding ferredoxin-thioredoxin reductase variable chain produces the protein MLGVNVVMKVGDRVRVKDSVVVYHHPEHRNQAFDIKGTEGDVVNIATQWQGRPVSANLPIVVQFSKKFKAHLRENELEIL